CCAGCGGCCGCTGGGCCGTACATCGTCTGTTCACCGGGGGACCCATGCAGCACACGGAAACGGAGCCCGGCGGGGAGGCCTGTGCGCGCAGTCTGGCGCCGACGCTGGCCCTGCTGGTCGTCAGCCTCCTCATCGCCGCCGTCGGCGTGTACGAGCTGTGCGGCTTCGGTCTGCACAGCCTCGACCGGCGCCCGCACCTGTTCAGCGACGGTCTCGCGACCGGCGGGGTGATCGTCGCGGCGGTCGCGGCCGGCGCGGCGGTGGGCAACCTGGCCTGGCACCTGGTCGCGGCGCGGCGGGAAAAGGGCGGGTAAGGGCGGGCAAGGCCAGGTAAGAGGCGCGGCACAGGAGGCATCGCTCAGGAGCGTATGCCGGTACGCTCCATTTCCGACGGCTGCCCAGCCGCACTACCCTACAAGCTGTAGGGTCAGGATGTCTCGTCCGGGATCACTCCGTTCGGGGCTGCCCCGTCCCCCCTCTCCCAAGGTGACCAGTCACCATGCCCGCACAGCAGTCGACCGTGACCACCCCGCAGGTCCCCGCCCAGCGCGGTCCGCGCCGCGCACTACAGCTGCCGCTGCCCGGCCCCCGCCTGCGCGCGCGGGCGGCCTCGGCCACCGTGTGGTACCTCCGGCTGATCGCCATCTTCAACATCATCGCGGTGATATCGCTGCCCTTCCGCAAAGAAGTGCAGGAACACAACGACGGCAAGCTCTTCACCGCCCGCCATGTGCACGCGCACGTCCACCACGCCGGCCAGTTCTTCACCCCGTACCTGGCCACCGCGGGCCTGGTCTCGGCCGCCGCGGCGATCTTCCTGGCGCTGGTGATGCGGCGCGGGAAGCGGGCCGCCTGGGTGGTCAACCTGCTGCTCGCCGGCCCGCTCTTCGTCCTCTACGTCCTCGCCCTGACCCAGCACCCGTACCGCGACCACGTCTTCAACTGGGTCTCCACCGCCCTCACCGGCCTCTTCGTGGCCGCGCTGCTGATCGGCCGCCGTGAGTTCAACGCCATCGGCGACCCCTCCAACCCGAAGCTCGCGCTGGCCGTCGGCGCCGGCGGCGTCCTGCTCACCGGCGGTCTCGGCACGCTGCTCGTGCACGCCACCAACAAGCTGCCCCACGCGCCCCTGCTCGAAGAGCTCGCCTACAGCCTGCTGCGCGGCATCAGCGTCGGCCCGCTCGCCGACCGGGTCGACTCCGTGCACGCGCCCCGCTGGGTCGACATCATCATCAACGTCCTGCTCGCCGGCGCCTTCTGCCTGGTCCTGTACGCCTGCTTCCGCTCCCCGCGCGGCCGTCGCCTGCTCACCGCGGACGACGAGGAGAAGCTGCGCTCCCTGCTCGACAAGCACGGCGCCCGGGACTCCCTCGGCTACTTCGCGCTGCGCCGCGACAAGGCCGCCATCTTCTCCCCCACCGGCAAGGCGGCCGTCACCTACCGCGTCATCGGCGCCGTCTCCCTCGCCTCCGGCGACCCGATCGGCGACCCCGAGGCCTGGCCCGGCGCCATCGACGCCTGGCTCACCGAGGCCCGCCGGCACGCCTGGACCCCGGCCGTCATGGGCGCGAGCGAGGAGGCGGGCACGATCTACGCCCGCCACGGCCTGGACGCCCTGGAACTGGGCGACGAGGCGATCGTCGACATCGCCGACTTCACCCTCGAGGGCCGCGCCATGCGTGTGGTCCGCCAGGCCCACAACCGGGTCAAGCGGGCCGGCTACACCGTCCGCATCCGCCGCCACGAGGACATCCCCGCCGACGAGATGGCCCTGCTGATCGACCGCGCCGACCACTGGCGCGACGGCGCCACCGAACGCGGCTTCTCCATGGCCCTCGGCCGCCTCGGCGACCCGGCGGACGGCCGCTGCGTGATGCTGGAATGCCGCGACGGAGACGACGAACCGCGCGCCCTGCTCAGCTTCGTCCCCTGGGGCGAGCACGGCCTGTCGCTGGACCTGATGCGCCGCGACCGGGACTGCGAGAACGGCCTGATGGAGTACATGGTCGTGGAACTCCTGCTGCATGCCAAGGAGATGGGCATCCAGCGGGTCTCGCTGAACTTCGCGATGTTCCGCTCGGTCTTCGAACGCGGCGCCCGCCTCGGCGCCGGCCCCGTCCTGCGCCTGTGGCGCTCCACCCTCACCTTCTTCTCCCGCTGGTGGCAGATCGAGTCCCTCTACCGCGCCAACGCCAAGTATCGGCCGGTGTGGGAGCCGCGGTTCCTGCTGTTCGCCAAGAGCAGCGACATTCCGCGGATCGGGCTGGCGTCCGCCCGGGCGGAGGGGTTCCTCACGTTGCCCGGGATGGGCGGGCGCTCGGAGTCGTAGCGGCTGTCCCGCGCGGGTCGTCCTCGGGTTCGTCGTCCTCGGGTGCCATGACGAGCCCGGGGACGTGGGGGAGGGCGGCGCGGACAGCTTGGACCACGCTCTCCAGATCCACGCCCAGGCGGGTCAGGCGGGGAAGGAGTTCCGGCAGGGGGAGGCCGGCGTCGCGGGTGATCTGCAGGAAATTCTCGATGGGGTTGTGCAGGGCGAGAGGCAGTTCCCGGCCATGCGAGCCGAAGCCGTCCGTGCACAGGCTCAGGTCGGTCTCATCCAGGCCGTCCAGTTCCTGCACGTCCACCTCGAATCCGAACTCCGTCAGACGGCGGGTGACCTCCTCTCGCTCCATCAGTAGCCTGCGCGGCGCGTTGACTAGGTGGAACATCGGCACCGGCCCGCCCCAGCCGGAAGAGCCGCCCGCAAGGAAATCGACCAGGTCCTTGTCGTGCCTGCTCGGCTTCGCCGGCGCCGTGGCATGGGAGGTGCGCACCCCGTAGCGGTGCAGACAGTCGATGACGGACTGGGGTGACCGCCGAAGCTCATCCGCTGCCCGCAGGATCGTCGGCATGGTCACGGTGTCGGCCGTCAGGTCGCCCGCCCTCCACGCCATCCAGCCGAAGATCTTGGAGATCATCCGTGTGTCCTCTGGCTCCCTGCGCTCAGGGAGCGTGACATGCCGCGGCAGCAGACCGTAGGCACGCATGCGTTCGGCCGCTTCCCGCAGCGGCAGCCCGCTCTCCACGGCTTGCTCGACCAGCCCCTTCAGGGAGACCTCGCAGGATGCACCGGAAACGGTGGAAACATCCAGGAGTACCGGGTCCGTGTCCGCGACCCGCTCGGGCAGGCTGCGAGTGGTGAATCCCAGCGCGCCCAGCCGATGTGCGATGTCGGAAAGCGCGGATCCCGAACGGACTGCCGCCTGGGCCAGAAGGGCGGGAGGCACAGGAGAACGCACATCGAGCCGCCGCAGCGCCAGATCCGACCACCCCCAGGTGTCGCTCAACCGCAGCAGCTCCCGCACCGACCGCTCGTCCAATGACCCCAGGTCGGGGTGCAAGCCGTAGTCCGCAAGCCGCCCGACGACTTCGTCCAGGGAGCGGTCCAGCACACGCACGGCCCGCACCACCTGGCCCGCGAGGACCGGCCTGGACCGGTCGAGCCAGGGGGCCGATCCGCCCAGTTCGGAGCTGAGCAGACGCAGCACCCATTCGGCGGGCGTCTCGGTGCGCATGTTCTCCTCGGGCACACGGAAGCCCAAGGTCCGCAGCCGGTCGAGCGTTTCGTCGATGCCGATGTTCAGCACCAGGTGGGCCTTGACGAGATGTCCCGGTGGCACCGGGTTCGCAACGGGGAGCCAGCGGTCGGGGGAGAAGTAATCGCCGACTCCCTGAAGTTGCCGGTCCAGCAACGCGACCGTCGTGGCGTCGACGGGCACCTCGGCGCACGGCCGCTCGGGCACCGGCAAGTCGAGGCATTCCATCCGGGCCAGGACTTCGCCGTACGACATCCCGCAGGTCATGGCCGCCGAGACGACATCCCCCGGATTCACAGGCCGGTCGTCCCGCGCCGACCTGATCCAGTCCCGCCTGCCCACAAGTCCGGAGGCCCTCGTGCGCATCCACACGTCCGACGGCAGCGCCGGCAGCACGGCCCGGACCCGGGACAACTCCGGTACGACGACGGCCAATGCGTTCAGCTCGGCGTTGGGCCGGTGCGCGAGCACCCGCCACAGCAACGAGGCGTCGTCGGGCTCCGGTTTTCCGACCCGGCCCGGTGGGTCCCACTCCTCGTCCACGTCGGCCAAGTGGACCTGGAACACGTCGTCGGAAAAGAACCCCACCGTCCGCACCGGCGCGGCATGCCCGTGCACGTCGAGAACGACACCCGCCTCGCCCGCCGCCTCGGTCACGATGTCCGCAAGCCTGGGACTGTCCCGGGCCACCTCCGCCAGCCACTCCCCCGTCAGCAAGGGCGGATCCGCGGCGAACAGCCCCGGCAGCGCCGCCCTGATCAACCCCTCGACCGCCACGTCGACATCCGGATCCAGGATCTCCGCCCGGTCCACGGACAGGTCCCTGGGCCTGCTCTTCCCCGTCAGGTTCACCACGGCGCCGCGCAGCCGGCCGCCCTCCTCCGGCCCGGCCAGCACCCCGCGCCGTACCCGGGGCTCGATGAAGATGCCGTCGGCGAGGATGCCGCCCCCGTGCTCGCACCAGACCACCTGGCCGTCGACGCGGCGACCGTCCTCGGGCCAGGAGACCGTGCGCCCATGGGCGACGAAGCCGTTCGCCGGGCCTCCCACCACCTCCCTGGGCTGGAGCGCCCCCGGTGCCCACTTGGCCTCTTGGGTCGTGCCGTGGAAGGCCTCCGTGCGGAACTCCGCGATGCCCAGCAGGCGGCGCAGCTCCCTGACGCACGAGGGCGCCATGTCCTCGTCGCGCAGATAGAGCCGGACCGTGGTGCCGACCGGCCCCCACTCGCCGGTGCGCGACACCCGGAAGTAGTGGCCGGGGCCCGTGATCAGCACCGTCAGCTGCTCCGGCCGGCCCGTGCCCGTGTGCTCGGGGCAGGTGGTGACCCGGATCTCGTCGGCGAGCATGAAGTAGCTGAGCACGCCGATGCCGAACCTGCTGTTGGGATGGACGGTGACCTCGCCGTCCCGCGCCTGCCACGGCATCTCCCGGAAGCGCGAGTGGTCGCTGAAGCGGACCCCGGCCCGGGAGAACACCTCGGCCAGCACGGTCTCGTCCATCCCGATGCCGTTGTCCTCGCATTCGAGGAAGTACCGCCGCTCGTCGGGGTCGTACCCCTGCCGGAAGGTGATCTTCCCCTGGTAGGTGTCCTGTCCCCGCGCGGCCCAGGAGGCCCGCAGGTACCGGCACGCGTCCAGGGCGTTCTGGTACAGCTCCCGGATGGCGAGGCTGCGGTCGCGGTACAGGTTCTCGCCCATGAGGAGTTCCTGGATCCGCTCCTCGTCCAGCCGGAACCGGATCACTTCTCCGGCCTGCCGGGGCTCGCCCCACTCGTCCACCTCGCGGACCCCGTCGGCGTGCGCGTACACCGGCAGACAGCCGATCTCCTCGGTGGGCCGGGTGCGGCGCGCCTCGCGCAGCAACGCGTCCACGTACTGGGCGTGTTCGGTGAGCGCGGCCACGGCGGCCGGATGGTCGCACTCGGCGTCGAGGGCCAGGGCGTCGCCGAGCGGGCTCCACTGGGCGTCGTCCAGCCTCCTGAGCAGCTGCTCCGGATCGACGGGGTCGGGAATCCCCACATGCTTGACGACGGTCGACGGCAGGTCCGTCACCTCGATCGCCATGGCGTGGGCGATCGCGAACAGGGGACCCACGAGACGCTCGCGCACCGTCTGCGCGTCGCATCCGTCGAAGTCCACGGGGAACGGGTCCTGGGACGGTCCGTCCGGTTTCCCGCCGAACAGCTTGCGCGGTCCCAGATGTGCGCAGGACAGCAGCCGGCCGAGCAGCCCGGGATCCAGTACGGCCCCCATGTCGTCCGCGACCGCGCCCATGGCGTCCAGCACGTCGTCCAGCCGCCCCGCCTGCGACTTCGCCCACTGGTGGAACAGCCACCAGCCGACCTCCTGGCGGCCGTCGCTGCGGTCCGGCAGCGTCTCGCCGCGCATCGCCTGGCGGATGAGCCGCTTGTGGTCGCGCAGCACACGGTTGTAGCCCTGCCGGTCCGCACCGCCCGGCGTGCGGTCGTCCAGGTTCGTCGGGTCCACGTGCCGGAGCACGGTGAGCGTCCACGCGCTGTGCACGTCGTAGAGGAACGGCAGGAGCACCAGCAGGGCGGCCTCGGCGGGTGCCAGTGTCCGCTCGCCGAGGCGGGCCTTGATGTCCGCCAGGCGCAGGTTGGTCCAGCGGGCCGTACGGCGGGCGAGACCGGGGTCGTACCAGGGGTCCTGGTCGAGCACCTCCCGTTCCGCCTCGTGCAGTTCCGCGAGCCGGTTCACCGCCTCCAGGGTCAGTGTTCTGAGCGGTTCGACCTGGTCGGCGACGGCGGGGGCGACGAGGTGCCAGGCCTTGGATCCCTCCGCCGCGCTCAGCCAGTCCTGCTGCACGCCGCTTTCGCAGACGGCCGACGAATGCGCCGGGCGGCGGCCCTGGCGGCGTCGGCGTGCCTCGTCCCGCAGGCGGTCCCAGGCGTCGGGCCGGGGGGACGGCAGCGGCTCGCGGCTCCTCGTGCGCGCCAAGGACTCCAGCGTCTCCAGGAACACCCGCACTCTGCGCCCCCGCCGGGGTACGACCCGGCAGGCGAGCCAGTCGTCGATCCGCTGTCGCGGAACGCCCACCCTGTCGCTCAGCGCCTCGGCAGAGGGCTCCCCGGCCGCCTCGTACAGCCGCCGCAGTTGCTCCTCGTACTGCAGTGCCCCCGCCATCGCGCCCGTGCCCTCCCCGCCCCGTTCACTTCACCCCGGCCGTCCGCATCACCGTAACCACCAACGCCCGGGCCACACCCACCACTTCGCGCAGCGACACGCACTCGCGCGGACTGTGTGCCACCCGCACGTCCCCCGGCCCGTACTGCAGCGCCGGTATCCCGGCCGCCGTGTACAGCCGCAGATCGCTCCCGTACGGCGCGCCGCGCTCACGCGGCCGGGGGCCGCCGCCCGTGTCGGCGCAGGCGTCCGCCACGCCGGCCCGCAGCGGATGCCCGTCCGCCAGCCGCCCGCTCGCGAACTTCCCACCGATCCACGCCACTTGAGCCGGATGCTCACGCAACCAGGTGTCACCGGCGCACGCCCGCGCGACACACGCCTCCAACTCCCCGCGTGCCGCGTCCGGTTCCTCCCCGAGCCGCACCCCGAGCCGCCCCTCGGCGACCAGCAGATCCGGCACGCTGCTCGCCCAGTCGCCGGCGCGGAGGGTGCCGACGGACAGGGCGTACGGGATCGGGTACTCGGCCATCAACGGGGAGGGGTCCCGGTTGCGGTCGGCCTCCAGCCGCAGCAGCGCCCGGTGCAGCGGCAGATACGCGTCGATCGCGCTGACCCCCTCGTCCCGCGAGCCGGCGTGGGCGGCCTTGCCCGGCACGGTGAGGCGGAAGGTGAGGGCTCCGGCGTTGGCGGTGATGAGGGCGCCCGCGGTCGGCTCGGTGATCACGCACGCGTCCCCGGTGTGCCCGCGCCGCAGTGTGCCGAACGCCCCGAGCCCGCCGTCCTCCTCCCCCACCACGAAGTGCACGGCGGCCCGCCCGCGCAGCCGCACGCCGGCCGCCCGGATCGCCGCGAGCGCGGCCAGGTGGGCGACCAGCCCCGCCTTCATGTCACAGGCCCCGCGCCCGTGCACGACATCGCCGACGACCCTCGGCACGAACGGATCCCCGTCCCACGCCCCCGGATCCCCGGGCGGTACGACGTCCACGTGCCCCTGAAGGATCAGCGTCGGCCCGTCCCCGCCGTCCGCCGTGTACCCGACCAGCCCCCACGCCTCGTCCCGGGCCGCCTCGGTCCCGGGGAACTCCGGGTCGGCGCGCAGGGCGGGCAGATCCATGGACCACAGATCGACGTCCAGCCCGAGCCGTTCCAGCCATCCGGCGAGCAGCTGCTGGATCTCCGACTCGGCCGGCGTCCCGGTCACGCTCGGCACGGAGATCAGTTCCAGCAGCATCCGCCCGACGGCGGCCTCGTCCACACACGCGACAGCGGCGGCCTCCCCATCGGCGAGCGTCATCCTCCGGCCTCCCCCTCCTGACGTCCGGCACCGATCATCGCCCCGCGAAGGCCGTCCGGAACAGCCCGCGGACGCCGCCTAACGCGCGCAGGGCAAAGCGAGGACCGGCACCGTGCCGAACCGGGCGGCTCAGCCGGGAGAGCAGGCCTCCGCGCAGACCGGCCCCGCCACGGCGCTCACCCGCCCACCGTGAAACCGATCACCGCTCCCCCGCCCTCCCGCCGGAAGGCGAACGGCGCACCGCCATGTGCCATGGCGACCTCGCGGACGATGGACAACCCGAGGCCCGACCCCGGCAGGGACCTCGCGTCCGCCGCCCGGTAGAAGCGGTCGAAGATGCGGATCAAGTCGCCCTCGGCGATCCCCGGCCCCCGGTCCAGGACCTCCACCCGCACGGGCCCCGGCCGCGTCGGACCGGTGATGCTGATCTCGATCGGCGACTTGCCGTCCCGGTCGAACTTGGCCGCGTTCTCCACCAGGTTGGACATGGCCCGCTGGAGCATCCCGGGCCGCCCGTCGGTCGTCGTGTCGCCGCTCGTGCGCAGCACGATCTCGCGGCCGGTACGGCGCTTGGCGACCCCCACGACCTCCTCGGCGATGTCGGCGAGGTCCAGCCGCTGCGGCGGCTCGGTGTCGGACTGCCCCGCGGCGAGATCGACCAGCTCGTTGACCAGGTCGGTCAGTTCCCGCGCCTCCTGGGTGAGGTCGGCGACCAGTTCCTCCCGGGTGGCGGGGGGCAGCTCGTCGATGCGGCGGAGGAGGGAGATGTTCGTGCGCAGGGACGTCAGCGGGGTGCGCAGCTCGTGTCCCGCGTCCTGGACCAGCCGCCGCTGGTCCTCCTCCGACTGGGCCAGCCGGCCCAGCATCCGGTCGAAGGAACGGCCGAGACGCCCCACCTCGTCCAGCCCGGCCACCGGCACCTCGATGCCCAGCTGACGGGTGCGGGCCACGGCCTCCGCGGCGGAGGTGAGCACCACCAGGCGCCGGGTGATCCGGCGCGCCAGCCACCAGCCGAACAGACCGGCCGCCACCACGACCGCCGCCATCAGGATCAGCGTCCGCTGCTGGAGCGTGCGCAGCAGATCCTCGGTGTCGCTGAACTCCTGCGCGACCTGGACCGCGCCCCGCCCGTCGCCGAGCGAGACCGTGGCGATGCGGTACACATCCCCGTCCACCGGTACGTCCTTGTGCTGGACGACCCTCCCGGCCGTCGTCGCGAGCGCCATCGCCTTGTCACGGGAGGTGACGGGCAGGCTCGGGTTGCCGTGGTCCACGATCTGGCCCTGGGCGCCCAGCACCTGCACATCGGTGCGGGCGGGCCGGACCAGGTCGTGTCCGGGGCGGGAGGAGGAGAAGTCCTCGGGCACCATCTCGTGCTGCCGTACCTCGTCCCGTACGTCCTGCACGACCTGCGTGAACACCGACTGCTGGTCGACGCGGACCAGTCGCGCGGCGCTGCCGTAGGACAGGATGCCGACGAGGATCGTGACGGCGGCGGTGACGGCCGCGAAGGAGACGGCGAAGGTGGTGCGCAGGGAGACCAGCTTCGGCCGACCCGGGGCAAGCAGCCGCCGCAGCCGGCCCACCTAGTCCTCCCGGAGCACGTAACCCACGCCCCGCACGGTGTGGATCAGCTGCGGGGCGCCGGGCTCGTCCAGCTTGCGGCGCAGGTAGCCGACGTACACGGCGAGGTTCTTCGAGCCGGGCCCGAAGTCGTAGCCCCAGATCCGGTCGTAGATCGTGGAGTGGTCGAGCACGATGCCCGCGTTGCGCACGAGCAGTTCCAGCAGCTCGAACTCGGTGCGGGTCAGTTCCAGCTCGCGCTTGCCGCGCCAGGCCCGGCGGGCCTGCAGATCCATGCGGATGCCGGCGGCCTCCACCTGCCGGTCGGAGAGCTGGGCCTCCCGGCCGCCGTTCTCACCGCCGCCCCCGGCGCCGTTGCCGGCGGGCACCGGGCTGGTACGGCGGAGCAGGGCGCGCAGCCGGGCGAAGACCTCCTCGACGTCGAACGGCTTGACCACGTAGTCGTCGGCGCCGGCGTCCAGGCCCGCGATGCGGTCTGCGGTCTCCACGAGGGCGGTGAGCATGAGGATCGGGGTGCGGTCGCCCTCGGCGCGCAGCACCCGGCATACCTGGAGGCCGTCGATCCCCGGCATCATCACGTCGAGCAGGAGGACGTCCGGCGGCGTCTTGTGGGCCTGCGCCAGCGCCTCGACGCCGTCGGCAACCGCCGTGACCTCGTACCCTTCCAGGGTCAGGGCACGCTCCAGGGCATGACGGATGGCACGGTCGTCTTCGGCGAGCAGCACAGTCTGGGGCACGCACCCAGTTTGCCAAGGCCGCCGGTGGTTCGGCTGGGACGAGTGGACCTACGATCACCCTTTTTACCGCCCTCTCACCGTCACATGGGCAACCAGCAGCATGGACCTACCGTCTTCTCACCGCGGCCAAGTGCCTGGCCCGACGGCCTCGGCCAAGCCCGCTGAGCCACCGCGGCGGCCGGCGAACGGTCCCCCTGCCCGGGGCATCCCGGACACCTCGCGAGTCCGCCGCTTCAGGGCACCGGCACCAGCCGCCCCCGCACCCCGCCCTCCGCCGGCCGCGCATGCGCCTCGGCCGCCTCCGCCAGGGCGTACGTCCGCGCCACCCGCAAGGTCAGCACACCCTCGTCCACCAGCCGGACCAGCTCCGCGAGCCGCACCCCGTCGGCCGCACCCAGACGTTCTCCAGGCGCACCCCCCGCTCCGCCCCGGGCAGCACCCCGTCGCGGACCGCGACGAACTCACCCCCGTCCCGCACCCCGGCGAGCGCGGGCGCCCCACCAACCAGCTCCTCGGGCGGCTCAGCGACAAATGGGTCAGCCTGGTCGTCGCCGCCCTGTCCCCCGCCCCCTGCGCCACAGCGACCTCGCCCGCAAGATCGCGGGCGTCAGCCCCAAG
Above is a genomic segment from Streptomyces fodineus containing:
- a CDS encoding phosphatidylglycerol lysyltransferase domain-containing protein, with product MPAQQSTVTTPQVPAQRGPRRALQLPLPGPRLRARAASATVWYLRLIAIFNIIAVISLPFRKEVQEHNDGKLFTARHVHAHVHHAGQFFTPYLATAGLVSAAAAIFLALVMRRGKRAAWVVNLLLAGPLFVLYVLALTQHPYRDHVFNWVSTALTGLFVAALLIGRREFNAIGDPSNPKLALAVGAGGVLLTGGLGTLLVHATNKLPHAPLLEELAYSLLRGISVGPLADRVDSVHAPRWVDIIINVLLAGAFCLVLYACFRSPRGRRLLTADDEEKLRSLLDKHGARDSLGYFALRRDKAAIFSPTGKAAVTYRVIGAVSLASGDPIGDPEAWPGAIDAWLTEARRHAWTPAVMGASEEAGTIYARHGLDALELGDEAIVDIADFTLEGRAMRVVRQAHNRVKRAGYTVRIRRHEDIPADEMALLIDRADHWRDGATERGFSMALGRLGDPADGRCVMLECRDGDDEPRALLSFVPWGEHGLSLDLMRRDRDCENGLMEYMVVELLLHAKEMGIQRVSLNFAMFRSVFERGARLGAGPVLRLWRSTLTFFSRWWQIESLYRANAKYRPVWEPRFLLFAKSSDIPRIGLASARAEGFLTLPGMGGRSES
- a CDS encoding ArgE/DapE family deacylase, with translation MTLADGEAAAVACVDEAAVGRMLLELISVPSVTGTPAESEIQQLLAGWLERLGLDVDLWSMDLPALRADPEFPGTEAARDEAWGLVGYTADGGDGPTLILQGHVDVVPPGDPGAWDGDPFVPRVVGDVVHGRGACDMKAGLVAHLAALAAIRAAGVRLRGRAAVHFVVGEEDGGLGAFGTLRRGHTGDACVITEPTAGALITANAGALTFRLTVPGKAAHAGSRDEGVSAIDAYLPLHRALLRLEADRNRDPSPLMAEYPIPYALSVGTLRAGDWASSVPDLLVAEGRLGVRLGEEPDAARGELEACVARACAGDTWLREHPAQVAWIGGKFASGRLADGHPLRAGVADACADTGGGPRPRERGAPYGSDLRLYTAAGIPALQYGPGDVRVAHSPRECVSLREVVGVARALVVTVMRTAGVK
- a CDS encoding sensor histidine kinase — translated: MGRLRRLLAPGRPKLVSLRTTFAVSFAAVTAAVTILVGILSYGSAARLVRVDQQSVFTQVVQDVRDEVRQHEMVPEDFSSSRPGHDLVRPARTDVQVLGAQGQIVDHGNPSLPVTSRDKAMALATTAGRVVQHKDVPVDGDVYRIATVSLGDGRGAVQVAQEFSDTEDLLRTLQQRTLILMAAVVVAAGLFGWWLARRITRRLVVLTSAAEAVARTRQLGIEVPVAGLDEVGRLGRSFDRMLGRLAQSEEDQRRLVQDAGHELRTPLTSLRTNISLLRRIDELPPATREELVADLTQEARELTDLVNELVDLAAGQSDTEPPQRLDLADIAEEVVGVAKRRTGREIVLRTSGDTTTDGRPGMLQRAMSNLVENAAKFDRDGKSPIEISITGPTRPGPVRVEVLDRGPGIAEGDLIRIFDRFYRAADARSLPGSGLGLSIVREVAMAHGGAPFAFRREGGGAVIGFTVGG
- a CDS encoding response regulator transcription factor, with protein sequence MPQTVLLAEDDRAIRHALERALTLEGYEVTAVADGVEALAQAHKTPPDVLLLDVMMPGIDGLQVCRVLRAEGDRTPILMLTALVETADRIAGLDAGADDYVVKPFDVEEVFARLRALLRRTSPVPAGNGAGGGGENGGREAQLSDRQVEAAGIRMDLQARRAWRGKRELELTRTEFELLELLVRNAGIVLDHSTIYDRIWGYDFGPGSKNLAVYVGYLRRKLDEPGAPQLIHTVRGVGYVLRED
- a CDS encoding zinc-binding dehydrogenase translates to MRLAELVRLVDEGVLTLRVARTYALAEAAEAHARPAEGGVRGRLVPVP